tgtttagcATTTTCATTGGTCGGTCCAGACTCCATAAACAGAGATTCAGCAGGAGAAATCTATAGAATTCTCCCCTGATTCCCACTTAAGGCCTTAAAATTATTCAACGTTGAGTGCTCACTGATCCCATAGCATGTTTCGTAAAAGAGCATTATTAGATATAGTCTTAAGGTATATAAACGCActccttttaaataaaatgagatcaataactaaaaatatatttctttcacgtaaGTTTCAAATTTatccatattttttaaatgtagcATGctctaaaattacaaatattatttttctctgcAAAAATAGTAGAGAAAATAATGGTTCCTTTCAACCACAGAATTAAAAATGTGCCCCGCAACTTGCACTGTGCTGTGTAATGTATGGACCACTATGATGTCAACAAAGGTATTATTATTGCCAatgacataataataataattgtattaCTGTTGTCGTTAAAAGTAAAACGTAGAATCTACCCCAATCAAACTGCTAGCCTCCACATAGTGGAGTTGGTGACCTCATCTCAATGCCCAGATGATAAAACAAGTTCAGAACGCTGAGAATTAGCATTTGAAGTAGAAGGAATTGGATATCATATCTAAAGTCTcaataaaactattaatatcAGTAATCCCATGAATGTACACAGTACAagcatgtgaatttttttattttttttttctgtacaGATTCCATGATTAGAAAAACCCCAAGCAAGGACAGCCCCTCTTTGGTTCCATCTGTCCATGTTCTTCCCGCCCTGCCTTTCTCCTCCataaaaatggagagagagaaaagagaaaaaacataGGAACAATATGAGCTGCTTCACCCCCAACATTATCCACCAAAACCATTTCATGCAGGGAATAAATTGGGGAAGATGAGTCGTGGAGATGGAGAAATTGCACCTTAAAAATCATAATCTATGTCCGTTACATTCTGGGAAGATGAGCTTTTAATGAGCCGTTCCTGCTCATCGTACCGATCAAGATTCTCACAAGGAGCAGGGAAGATGGTCCCTATCACACGACCCTCAACAAAGGCACACTGGAATATATGCTTCTTCTTGTATGTTAACCCTACTGACATATCTCGGAATGTCACGTTTCTAACTGGAATTTTATCACTCCCGTGGATGCGGACAGGCACACGAACTCCCTGGCCATGAACACTTGTGAAACTTATGTCCTCAAGGACTGGGAAAGCCGTTGGGTCAAACCCCTCGTCAGGGTGTTCATTGTAATCTGTTTTGATGACAATTCCAACACGAACGTCGTCAAATGTAAGATTTTTGTATGTTATGTTTCGCACATATCCACCTCTACCAGAGGCAGTCTTGATTCGAACAGCACGCCTTGAGCTCCAGACAAGGAGATTTTCCACAGTGACATTTGATACACCACCGGACATTTCACTGCCAATTGATACGCCAGCACTGTTGCATTTCAGACCAAGGGGGTTCTCAGTTACTATCTGAATCTCAACATGTCAAACTATAACAATTCATATTATCATTCAACTAACTACAACAGAATCAAAGATCCAACAACAGTAAAAGCAAAGGCAGGAGTTGGTTTAGCAGCACAAGACTAGAATTGAAGTTGTATGAACGGCTTCAAATTAAATCAAACCCTAATTTACGgcaattttcaaaatatgagcACAGCTAAATCCTGCTGTATGGCACATGGGTCCAACAGGCTTTAACAGACACCCCCACCCAGCCCACCAAAAGGAAGAAGGTCGACCACATTTACTACAGTACAGTACAGAATCTGAGCCCAAAGGCAGAAAAGCTGCAAGTGTAAAAGGCTAAGACGGTCTTTGCTCAAATTTGGGGAACTATTAGCAGATTTATTTCCATTAGACAATATTCCACGACTTAATGTGATTCTTTGCTTTCTACTTGGAAGCTTGCAAGGCTCACAAAACATATTGCACCAAATTGGCTTACCATTGTAATAAAACCTCAAATGGTTTACGTCAAGATTCTGCAAAttgtcataaaaataaacttcacTCATTTTAGAAAGTTTCAGTAACTATAGGAGACAAATTGCACTCACACCGTGACTCATTGGAAAGTATATAAAGAGAAGAAATCATTAATTATTACATAGCTTTCAATATAATTTGAgaacgagctatcatccaattAATCATCTAAtaagagaaggaaaaatataatgaaaggTGAATATCCTTCTGTATTGATGGTTTTATGAAACAGTTTCTCAGTGGAATTCTGCAGCAAATTTGATCTGGTTGTGTGGcattaaaaacttcaaaccaCAAAGACGAACCATTACAAAAGCACAAACAAATTGATTATTGCCAGCTATACTCAAATCATTCTACAAAacgaagatatatatatttgatgggGAACGCTGGGGGCCGTGCAAACTCAGCACGTCTTTCCAAAAGATATCAGGAAGCATAAGTTTTAGGAAGAATATATAAGACACTCTACAAGACAGATCAAATTCATTCCTGAATACAATCAAATTTGCAACAGCAGCTTGAAGGCAAACATGAAGAGACACATACATCTAGAAATTTAATCTATTGATATctcatgcatgcacatgcacaATACCAGTATTTGgatgaaataaattattatatcatGGCCAAAACATGCGAGTATCAGTGTAAAAGAGTTTTACCTGACCATAGAGCGAACAACAAGGTTTCGAATGAGTATATTCATTGAAGGCCGTCCATAAGCAATTCCATACTGATCCCAGCCACTTTTTATCGCAATTCCATCATCCCCAACACTTATGTAAGAGTCCTCAATCAACATATCCACACATGAATCTGTTTATGCCACAAAGAACTGGAGTGTTAAGCACTACTGTATAAAGGCAAACGGTTGATATATTCATATGCTCGAATCATTAGAGAAAACTAATCAGCTATACTTTAGATTATATTTGGAGGGGACTTCAAGTGACCTTGTGTAACAAGTAATAAGAATTAAgtgtacaatatatatatatatgtacatctCATACATACACTATGTTGGGGATTGGAGTGATAGTGAAGAACTACAGATTGAGGGAAAACATGAAAATAACAATAAGAGTGCAACTTATTGGCATAGTCCTggcaaattttgaatttaatcaTTCCCAACTTACATGATTCCTTGACTTCAACCAACTATTCAATACAAGTACGAAAAAAACACATAACATAATCCCACCACATCAATCATAACCTTGAACCCCAGAGCAATGTCTTCCTTGTCATCGATTTAGCGTCTTCAGAAAATTGAACTAAAATATGAAGGAGCATTTGCCAACATCTAGTCTGATCAGAATTACATTATATTTTGCACCTTGTGTCTACTTAATATTACTCAAGTATCAAATGGCTAATGTTTAGAACTTGAACTGATATGAAAGCCTTCTACAAAAAATGTTAATCCAAAGAATCAATGGTTCTTGAAGATGCTCACAAGATCAACAAAATAAATTGTGGTTGGGTAGCACCAGACATGTCACAcattaatacattaaaatatgCATGTGTGCATACATATAGTCATAATTTAGCATAGGACACTCACCTGGATCTATTCCATCGGTGTTTGGAGCTTCAACTAAGGGAGCCAAGATTGTAACGTTTCTGATGGTTACATTCTTGCAGTCATATGGATGAAGCGTCCAGAAAGGAGAATCACGAAAAGTTACATTAGTGATTAGAATGTCACTTGACCACATTATCTGAACAAGCGGACCCCTAGTATGGTTAAGGAGCTTCCGGCGATACTTCTTCCACCATGTTTGACCCTGTCCATTTATGGTTCCGTTATGCCCTGCAGTCAGCAACACAATAAATTAGACCAAGtcagaaactcaaaattttctcaGCTAGCTACACAGCTTTAATTCCAACCATAATTGTCGCTGCCAGTCCTCCACAAAATTCTCTCAAAACTCATACAAGATTTTAAAACCAACCAAATCATGGACCTCGTATGGCTAGCAGGCAAAAAGGTATCTATAGTCTGATTGTTTGATGACATTTTAAGCCTTGTGGTAAATGTAACCCATGTTAAACAGTAATCAACTGTTTAATCAATGTTTATAAAGAGGAATGAAAAGCATATTCTTATCTATGTTTCAGATACAAataacttcttttattttttattttttttttaaataagaattttattgatgataaaaaGTAGGCACAGCGCAAGTACAcaggaatataaaaattaacTGGACACATTAAGGGTAGAGCAAAGAGACAAGAGTCCTTCTTTGCAGAATACGTTTAGTGtgttaaataacaaaataattca
The genomic region above belongs to Carya illinoinensis cultivar Pawnee chromosome 4, C.illinoinensisPawnee_v1, whole genome shotgun sequence and contains:
- the LOC122307766 gene encoding probable polygalacturonase, whose product is MVEILSLGRFNYHRLEWKRWFPAFLSSHRTLFMVLWIAAFASVFVWQRNLVGGFLVFRQSPLSVRPMPRLRPVAFNLTDFGGVGDGVTVNTKAFERAVLAIFKLGKRGGAQLNVPPGRWLTAPFNLTSHMTLFLAEDAEILGIQDEKYWPLMPPLPSYGYGREHPGPRYGSLIHGQHLKDVVITGHNGTINGQGQTWWKKYRRKLLNHTRGPLVQIMWSSDILITNVTFRDSPFWTLHPYDCKNVTIRNVTILAPLVEAPNTDGIDPDSCVDMLIEDSYISVGDDGIAIKSGWDQYGIAYGRPSMNILIRNLVVRSMVSAGVSIGSEMSGGVSNVTVENLLVWSSRRAVRIKTASGRGGYVRNITYKNLTFDDVRVGIVIKTDYNEHPDEGFDPTAFPVLEDISFTSVHGQGVRVPVRIHGSDKIPVRNVTFRDMSVGLTYKKKHIFQCAFVEGRVIGTIFPAPCENLDRYDEQERLIKSSSSQNVTDIDYDF